The Novosphingobium terrae genome has a window encoding:
- the mraY gene encoding phospho-N-acetylmuramoyl-pentapeptide-transferase produces MLYFLAQWFHFAGLTNLVRYQTFRAGAALMTALIIGLFIGPRFITMLRAKQGKGQPIREDGPQSHLAKRGTPTMGGLMILISLVASMLLWMDLTDPFVWACLAVTIGFGVIGFLDDYDKVTKRSTKGVSSKVRLIAEFAVAGVATWIIVQHTGTNLYVPFLPNTYIPLSYAYYPFAAFVIVGAGNAVNLTDGLDGLATMPVIIAAGAFAIIAYLTGRVDYTHYLGIPHVPRAGELAILCAGIMGAGLGFLWFNAPPAAVFMGDTGSLALGGALGAIAVAAHHEIVLAIIGGLFVMEAASVIIQVFFYKRTGRRIFRMAPIHHHFEQKGWAESTVVIRFWIVSIVLALIGLSTLKLR; encoded by the coding sequence ATGCTCTACTTCCTCGCCCAGTGGTTCCATTTTGCGGGCCTGACCAATCTGGTGCGTTACCAGACGTTCCGGGCTGGCGCCGCGCTGATGACCGCGCTGATCATCGGCCTGTTCATCGGCCCGCGCTTCATCACCATGCTGCGCGCCAAGCAGGGCAAGGGCCAGCCGATCCGCGAGGACGGCCCGCAGAGCCATCTGGCCAAGCGCGGCACGCCCACCATGGGCGGCTTGATGATCCTGATCTCGCTGGTGGCATCCATGCTGCTGTGGATGGACCTGACCGATCCCTTCGTCTGGGCCTGCCTTGCCGTGACCATCGGCTTCGGCGTGATCGGCTTCCTCGACGATTACGACAAGGTGACCAAGCGCAGCACCAAGGGCGTCTCCAGCAAGGTGCGCCTGATCGCCGAATTCGCGGTGGCGGGCGTGGCGACATGGATCATCGTGCAGCACACCGGCACCAACCTCTATGTGCCCTTCCTGCCCAACACCTATATTCCGCTCAGCTATGCCTATTACCCCTTCGCGGCCTTTGTGATCGTGGGGGCGGGCAATGCGGTGAATCTGACGGACGGTCTGGACGGTCTGGCCACCATGCCCGTCATCATCGCGGCGGGCGCTTTCGCGATCATCGCTTATCTGACGGGCCGCGTGGACTACACCCATTATCTGGGCATTCCCCATGTGCCGCGTGCTGGCGAACTGGCGATCCTCTGCGCCGGGATCATGGGCGCTGGCCTTGGCTTCCTGTGGTTCAATGCGCCGCCTGCCGCCGTCTTTATGGGCGACACCGGCTCGCTGGCCTTGGGCGGCGCGCTGGGCGCCATCGCTGTGGCCGCGCATCACGAGATCGTGCTGGCGATCATCGGCGGCCTCTTCGTGATGGAGGCGGCCAGCGTGATCATTCAGGTGTTCTTCTACAAGCGCACCGGGCGCCGCATCTTCCGCATGGCGCCGATCCACCACCACTTCGAGCAGAAGGGCTGGGCCGAATCCACCGTGGTGATCCGCTTCTGGATCGTGTCGATCGTGCTGGCGCTGATCGGCCTCTCCACGCTGAAGCTGCGTTGA